AATTATATTGATGGCAATGTAGAGTAAATAtgtttttggaaaatagaaatttttattgGTTTAAAATGTTTTGGATATTGCAGATTTTCTTTTGGTGACTTGGTGGAAAGTCATTTGAGAACGtttaggttctctctctctttttttttaactggcaaAAAGGTGGGATTTTTGTAAGCTGGGTAAATGAGTACATGAAAATGTGTCTGTAGAAGTTAACGGTAAGTGGGCCTTTGTGGGTTTGAAGTTTTAATGTAGAAGGGTCTTTATAAATAAGTCTgtttaatttcaaagaagttgagGGGGAaaacattgtaaaaataaaacaatggcaCAGTTACTCTGGACCTTTTGTTCTTATACCAGTAAAGGAGTCAAGGGAGGTACCCCAATAAAGAGGCTTCTCACACTGATGCCATGATTTCTGTGGTTTTTACTGATCTCTCTTAAAGCTCCATGAGAAACTGCAGTTGAACACTTTCTCTGTTTAAGAGGCAGAAGTACCACTAGACCggctgcaggtggtgctgggAAACAAAGTACACACTGGTGAGGAGCGACGATTCTAGGGGCAGCCAAGGTGTCAAGGACTCTGCGCACATCCAGCCacaagagccacccaggcttgaACTGATTCCAGGAAAACAAAcacttctttgaaaaatgcacaTGCTTTAAAAGAACatctatggggggggggggggaattggGGGATTTCCTTGGGAATTCTAGAAAAAGGATCTTCTATTCCTCTTATTGAAAAGCAGGCTTTCATTTGGGGTAGGAGTTCCAGGGTCCACCCTGTTGTCTGTTTGGTATGGTCGGCTCTTAAAGAGAAGTGGTGAATTTATACAAGTGTGAAAAGGACCAGGGACTTCTCAGGTGTCACGGGTTGTTACTGTCTGTCTAGCCAGCTGTGTGACGTTGAGCAAGTCTGAACTCCCTTGTGAGCTGTAAGATGGAGATAACTATTACGTACTTTAGGGTTGTGATGATTCATTGGGAATGCATGGAAAGGCAGTGGCTGTTCTGCCTTGTGAGAAAGTGAAGCAAGAAGCACTTCCATGGAGAGGTCTTTCCAAGGCAGAGGCGACGTTTGTTTCAGCCACACTGATTGGCTCCTTGGTACCAGCTGAAGAGGTGCCACCTGGAGAGGAAGGGCCAGTGTTTGTGGCCCCCCGCACCGCCCCCGCCCCAATCCCCTTGGGAGCTTTGAAAAACTAAGGCGGGGGAATACAGATGCCATTCCAACGTGCTTGCTCTGTGAGGTGGCTCCTCATCTCCTCGCTAATTTGTAAAGTTACCTTTTAGTTAACCTAGTGTGGAGTTGGGTCTACTTAAGGAATATTTCCAAATTCAGAACAGAGAGCCCCTAGGTAGGAAGCTTCACCCCGAGATAGCTATTCTCAGTAGGGACGGAAGGTATCTTGTTGATCTTCAGTCCCAGGGTTCATCACTAAGTGCCTACTGGACGCCAGGTAGCAAGTGTTAGGACGATTTCTAAATGTGTGCGGTTAGCAAAGTTTCGGCTCTATTTTCGCAGTTTAGCGTTTACTATTGATTGAACATAATGCTATGGAGCAGTGTAGGTTCCTCACTCAGATAAATAATCTCAAGGTCACGATGGAGTAGTAGAGCCGTGATGTTGACGGCAGGCCGTCGGACCCCAAAGCCCACACTCCGGCCAGGCTGGCTGGTCACTGAGCCCGAGCGCGGGCTCTCGCTGTCAGCCCGGCTCCGCGCCCTCCCGGGGCGCCCACGCTTTcgggactacatttcccagggccccctgcgggggggggggagaaaccTGGCCGCCGACCGCTCCCTCGCGCTTGGACTACATCTCCCACAGGGCCGCGCGGGCCCGCCTCCGGTTTCCTGGCCGCCGCGCTGCGCCGTGCCGTGCCGCGCCCCTCCCCCCGGTGGGACTCCACTTCCCGGCGgcgcccgcggggggcggggcgcggcgcggcggggcggccccgggcgggggcgggggcgggggcggggcgggggccgcgggcggcCCGGGGCTGGGGAGGCCGCCGCCTCCCTGGGCCTGCCGGGGCGGCCGCCTCCGCGATGCCGCTGCTCGTCGAGGGGCGGCGGGTGCGGCTGCCGCAGTCGGCCGGGGACCTCGTGCGAGCCCACCCGCGGCTGGAGGTGagcggggcccgggccgggccggggcggggcggggcggggcgggggctcggAGGCCGCCGGGGGCCGCTGCCCGCGGGCCCACCCTGctcgccccgccgccccccgagGCGGAGCTCCAACTTGGCGGAGCGGCTCGGGGCGCCTGTGCCCCCGGGACCTCCGAGGGCTCCGCCGCGGCCTCTGCGGGAGCGGGGCCGGCGGCCCAGAGAGGTTGGGCGGCTTGCCCGACGCCGCACAGCAGCGCGGCGCGCGGCCCGACCCcgggcagcccccacccccctccaccccccggcCGGGCCGGACCCTGGAGGCCGCCCTGCCGGCgccccggcggggggggggggggggggggggcgggggtccgcGGGGTGCGGGGAGCGGGGGGAGGCTCGTCCCGCGGCTCCCCGGGCAGCGCCGCCACCGGGCCCGGCACCCTggccgcggggaggggcgggggtcccggcggccccctgccccccccgcccccactaccctcgccccgcccccgcccccgcccccgcccccgcccccgggtaTTTTTAGCGAGAGGAGAGGGCCCTGCCTCCCGCAGCCGCGCCGCGCCGGGGGCCACGCCCTGACGGAAGGCTCGGGTCTGGTGCGTCCCTCCTGCCTTTGTCCCGCGctgcggcccccgccccggcccccgcccccgcccccgcagacGCCCTCAGGAGGGGCCTCCCCCGAGCCGCAGCTCCGGTGAGGGGGCGCCCGCGGCCGGGCTGGAGGGCGCGCGTCGTCGCCCCGGGTCCCGCCCGGCAGGAGCCGGCCCGGCCCGCTGACCCCGCTGACCCCGCTGACCCCCGCTGACCCCCGCCGTCCTCGCGGGCCTGTGCCCTCCCCGGgcgggccctgggggagggggtgctgggggcgcccggggggtcTCGGCCTGCAGGAAACCGCACCTGCGGGCGCTCCGCGtgggccgcgcccccgccccccgcccccctgccccccggccccggccccggccccgggtaGGACCGGCCAGGGCGGAGACCCTTCCGCCGCCTAAAGAATCTAGCGGATGCGGTTCTTTTACATCCCTGAGGATTTCTGTGCTGAAAAGTTAGGAAGACGGGCTTCGAGGCGCGTGCTCAGTGCGCAGGCAGGAGggctggggcgggcggggcggggcgggggaaaCCCCCGGGAGGGCGTCACACCCAGACTCGAGGGGTTTCACTGGACCTTTCCGTGAATGAGCACTGGGGCCAGATGAAAGTTTTCATTaggttttagatttttatttttttaagattttatttatttattcctgagagacacagagagaggcagagacgcaggcagagggagaagcaggctccacgcagggagcccgatggggggctcgatcccgggaccccggggtcacgcctcGAGTGAGAGGCAGGCgtccccaggcgtccctgcctaGTTTAGCGTGTCCCCTGTCTGTAAGCAGCAGCATATAAACGCCAAGAAGACCCCCGCAGCCCCTCTTGCGCCCGGGTAAATGCCTTTACAGAGGTTTCCCTCGACGCATGAGTGACGCGCCTCCGAGCGAGAGCACACTGCGAGCTCTGCTGGGCGATGGGTCTTCTTCACGGGACGCTGTGGCCTCTGCGGCACCAGCAGCCGGAAGcctgtccccagccctgcccagcacagagggCACCAGCGACAGCGACACGGGGGGCCGTGCAGGCCTGCGGAAGCAGGTGCTCTTGCTCcgcccattttatggatgggcGCTCTGAGGCCGGGGGCAGGAGTGTCCCGAGGTCCCGGGCCTGTGGGTGCTGCGGCCGTGGGTGGTGCAGCCCACACGGGGACCCTGGCCACCGGCCCGGAGAACCCAGCCCCTCGGTCCTACACATGAACCGTGTCAGGCGCTCAGGGCACGTGGCTCGTGGCCACCGCATGACAAGGCAGGTCTAGGTCGCAGCCAGCACCGCAGAATGTTCCTTGGGGCTCTGTCCTCAAGCCTTCGCTCTTTCCCAGTCACCGGGGCCCAGAAGCCAGGCCCGCAGCACCTTGCTAAGTGTAGGTCCAGAGAACTGCACCAGATGATGGCCCGGAGCAGAACAGGCGTGGGGGGCGCCGCGGGGTCAGGGAAACAGGTGCCGCGGGGTCTGCATCCTTGCACGGGCTAAGGAGCCCACGGCATCCGGGAAAGGGGGCAGGAGCGTCTGCGGGGACACTTGCGAATATCCAGCAGCAGGGGGAAGGGACCCGTGGCCCTACTAAGCGGCTGGCCACGCGAGGGGTCCAGCTAacccctgccccggggcccgACGATGTCTGGACCACCCATGAGCCACTGACGGTTTTCACCTTTTTAAACCGAAGTAGCAAATCAAAGTAGAAAGTCAAGTAGAAAATCAAAAGAGTAGCATTTCGCGATGTGTGAAATTACGTGAAATTGAGATTTCGGTGTCAcccataaataaaaccttttgggGACACAGCGCCATCCGTTTTGTTTACGTGTTGTCCCTGCTGCTTTCAGGCTACACAGCAGAGCCTAGTGGCTGCAACAGGAGACCGCACCCCAGCAGAGCCCAAAATAGTTCCTATCTGGCTCTTTTCAGAGAAAAGTTCGCCGAGCCCTGGCTTGGGCGAGCGACGCTTCTGGAAGAGGGATTGGGAGGCGAGAGACTGGCGCAGAGGGGGTTCTGCATGAACGGGGGCCCCGAGAACGGCAGACGTGCAGAAGACTGGGCACCTCTATTTCAGGAAGGGGCGTGAGTTTCTAAAGTAGCTCTCGGTGTTTTTCCACGGAGGAGGAGGTTagctcagctttttttttcctccataaagTGGAAAACCAAAACGACACATTCTTTTTCGCTCTGTGGCATCATCTCTTCTGATAATTTACGCTCCTGTCTGGGGAAACAGGAGCCCGGCTGGGGCGGCAGGGGTGGGGCGTCGTGAGTTCTGGTCTTGGGTATGCAGGTGGCAGTTCATGCTCACACGTGGCTTTGCTTCTGGGTGGTGACACTTTGCCTCTGCCCTcctcgccccacccccacccccaaaagaatAAAGCAGGTACGTGGTAAAGGAATTAGGGTCAAGGGAAAGCTGCATCCCCCTGTTCCTTATTTTGAATGAAGGCGAGAAGCAGATTGCGCTGAAAGGCACTGGCGACACGCGGTGCTCCGAGTGTCAGACGGTGAGGCACACCGGTACCTCCTTGCCTGGTGCAGCCCCTGCCCGGCTGATTGACAGGCCAGTTCCTGTCCTTCTGGTTGGTTCTGTGGAGCTGCTGACCCACCACTTGTTGCCTCGCTTCCGATTAATGAAAGTTTATGAAAAGAAACAGACCCTATAACTAATGAAGCTGATCACGATTGATTTCTTTTACATCTGGTGCTTTATGACGTCAGCAAGCACCAAGCTAAGCGAGCAGCAGTCAGGGGACAGGGAGCAGCCCATGGGGACCATAAAGCTCAGCTGCAGTCCAGACCCAACACACCTCCTCTGCCTTTGCGGTTTGGAGGAATTTGTTGTGGGAGGAACTTGCTTGTTGCAAGTTAGGAAAAAATGATACATCTTATGTATCCCTTACTGATATAAATTGTATCAATCtgatgtctttgaaaaaaaaaaagtttccgttttcattaaaaagtttaacctgggcagccccggtggctcagcagtttagcgcctgccttcagcccagggcctgatcctgggaacccgggatcgagtcccacgtcaggctccctgcatggagcctgcttctccctccgcctctctctctgtctctcatgaataaataaatgaaatcttaaaaaaaaaaaaaaaaagtttaaccaCCTGAGTTtgattattattgaaaaaaatttttttcctaggcTTACTGCCTAAGATTTTCTTAAACCTGAGTTCCAGCCTCATTTCCCTCCCGTGACACGTTAGGTTCAGGTGCCCAGGCTAGTGATGTGGGACTTGCACGCACGACTCACGCTCCCCGGGACCCGCGGAGGCACTGATGCCAGGGCTAGAGGAGAGGAGGTTTGGACACCGACACTCACACAGCCTGCCTTCCACGGATCCGGATCCGTCCCGGCTTTCTGGGCCCGTCCGTGGGGCCCCGTCAGGGAGCATTTGCAGAAAGCTCAGTGCCTGAGCCCTGCTGTGGGAAGGGCGTAGCTCTAGCTCTTTAggtggttttctgtttgtttggttttggttttttccaCTTTCGTATcttttcagtttgcatttccacccaTCTGCCCACGTAGCCTTCCGCCTCCCTGGCCACGCCACCCCCTCCCGAGCCATGGCCGTTCTGAGCAGCGCAGGGGAGCGCACAGGTTCGGGGGGCATCCTCAGGGCAGTGCCCTGAAGTGGGGGGACTAGACAGGGGGCAGGGACGGGCCTAGCCTCTCCTCCACGAGGGCTGCAGCTTCGGAGCCCACTGGGGTGCTCGCCCAGACGCCCCGATTCCCTTCCCTGTTGCAGAGCTGTGCGGGGAGTGCCTCTTGCTCCCAGCAATACCATTTCATGGGTTCCACAAAGAATAGCACCTCACTGTTCCCCTGCCTTGTCCCCCACCATAGTGCCTGCCATGCCCCTGCCTCAGCCCCCCATCCCGCGCGCATACACGCCGGGCTCTGTGAGCACGTCTCCGGCCTAGGTGCCCTCTGGCCCCCCGCCACCTCCTTGGGGACTCCATCCTCACTAATttccatcattattttttttttttttaattaaacaggaAAGAGCCAGACTTCTCAGAGGTCAGTCTGTTCAACAAGTGGGACCCCAGGGCCTTCTGTATGTTCAGCAAAGAGAGCTTGCAGTGACCTCCCCAAAGGATGGTAGGTTAGGAAGCAGTGATTTGGGCGCTACCCCCCAAGGctcctggatattttattttctttctctttcaaacagGCTCCATCTCCATTCTGGGTTCTGACGATGCCACCACTTGTCACATTGTGGTCCTGAGGCACACAGGTAGGCGCGAGCCGTGAAGGAAACCAATCCCTAAAGCGGCCCCCGTGAGGGACTGTCAGGAGTCCGCACCCGAGTCCCCCAGTGTCCCGTGTGTGGCCTGGCCCCGCTCCCCTCCTCTCTAGCCGCCTGGGTGTCCCCCCAGAGCCCGGGTCAGAAGGCTTGACGGGGCAGCACAGGAGTTTTGATCTCTTCTTCCACATGAGGGGGTCTGAAGGGCCAGGAGTGGATGTGCCTGTGCGCTGCGTTCTCACTGGGAGTGACCGCAGTCATTCTGCCCTTTCCTGCAGGTAATGGGGCGACCTGCTTGACCCACTGTGATGGAACCGACACCAAAGCGGAGGTCCCCTTGATCATGAGCTCCATCAAATCCTTCTCCGACCACGCTCAGGGTGGAAGGTGAGTCCCACGCTAGTCTGTCTCGTGCCGTCGGAACCAAGCGCCttaggggaggagggggtggccaTGACCGGGGCGGTGGTGGCTGGTTCCGTGGGAGACCAACAGGCACAGCGCCGGCCCCGCGTCAGGGGTTGCGGGGCGGACACAGGGGTTATGACTTTGAACCTCACCTGCTTTTAGATGTTCCACCCAGAGGTGGGCTCCCTGTGTTCGTTCATTTGTTCTTCCGGCAGCTCCTTGTCCCGGGGGGGGCCTCCTCCCAGCCAGACTCTGTCACAGGCGCCCAGGCCACAGCCGCAGACAGAGTAGATGGAATCTGCCCCGGATGCCCCTACTCTAAAGCCGGGGGCCTTGGGAAGCGCAGTAGATGGGGCCTGGACGGAAGGGCTGCTGGGCGGAGCTGGACACCAAGCCCGGGGCTCTCTGAGTGTCACTGGTGTCACCAGGCTGGGCCAGCTTCAGGAGCATGTGACCCGCACAGGCGACACCTGGGGAGTTTACTTTGCACCAGGTGTGCTCATTACCGGGGCGTAGGCCCTGCTGCCCGCCGCTGGGGACACGGTGGGCGGTGTTCCTGCTCTGTTCTGGGCCGAACGTTGTGGCTCTGGGGGGTCCGCCGCAGGATGACTGGGTGGACCGACCCGTGGCCCCTTGCCGGTCCGCGTTTGTGGGGGCTGCTTGATCTGGTGCTTGTGCTGGTCATGTGGCCGATTTGGGGACCTTCCTGAGGTTTTGTCTACCATAGAAGGTGCCGTCCTGGGCTGTCACAGGCTGCGGACAAGGGGGTTcatggaggagggcagggggaacACGGGCTCCAGGAAGGGAGTTGGGGGTTCCCAGCCACGAGACTTCCCAGGGCTGTGGCACAGTGACtgtccccggggggggggggggtcgcccCGAGGGAGTGGCAAGGCTTCCCCAGCTTGCAGGTGCTGGCGCACCGGGGACGCCTGGCTTTAGGAACAGAACCCGTTTCCTCCTCGGGAACGGAGGTTAGGTGGAGGGGGACAGCGCGGGGGGCGCACCGCAGTCCCCACCCGAAGACCCCACACCCCAATCCCCCCTGGGCTGAGCCGTGTAAGAGCTTCTGGAAGCGCCCTGCGGTGGGTGGGTGACCGACGGGGCGTCCCGTGCTTCCAAAGCGGAGCGTGACCCCTGGCTCCCCTTGGCACTCAGGGCCCCTGGGCGGGGTCCCCAGAGGCTCGCGCAGCCCTGGCAGCCTGCCCCGTTTCCCCCAGTGCCGCCCAGACGCGTCCTCCCTGCGCCACGGCTCGGACGAGGCCCGAAGGCGGCGCCGCCGTAGAGCGAGGCTTCACGAAGCGGAGCTGAAATCCAGGCAAACGCAGGGCCCGTGGCTGCTGTGCGGGCCTCTGACCACCGTCCCGTCTCTTTGCCAGGCTGGAGGTGCACCTCGTGGGAGGCTTCAGTGACGACAGGCAGTTGTCACAAAAACTTACTCACCAGCTTCTTAGTAAGTGCACTGCTTTTTCGACCCTGATAAAAATTTGCAGCCACCGTCGCTGGGATCAAAATCCCCGTATGTGCAAACGGTCAGAggggcccggcccggcctggCCTCGTGCAGGGGCCGGGGGTGGGCGCAAGGGTGTCCGGGAAGCAGCGCTCGGTGGCCTGGGACAGCCAGCCCTCTGGGCGGTGGAAGGAGCGCCCGGGCGTCTGCAGAAAGCTCGAGCCCCGCGGGGCCGTGCTTCCCCGTGTTAGAGCAGCCGCAGGAAAGGGGACGGCTGCGGGAGCTGGCGGAGGGCATCTGTACCCCCGGGACAGACGCAGGGACACCGGGGACAGCCTGTGGGCGGAGCAGGCCACGTCTGACCCGGCAGCTCCCAGCTGGGAGTCTGAGAACATCATCCGCAGCTTCAGGGATTCATGGCCAAAGGTGGCAGGAGGAACATTCTGCACGTTAGGAAGGGCGCTAAAGTCCCTCAGCAAAGAAGCAGAGAAGTAGCCAGTCAGCAGGACTTGGGGATAGGGAGGGGTGTGGCGTGTGTGTGCGGGTGGGCTGCCCAGGGACACGGGCTCTGCAGGGACACGGGCTCTGCAGGGACACGGCTCTGCAGGGACACGGCTCCGCAGGGACACGGGCTCAGCAGGGATACGGGCTCCCCAGGGACACGGGCTCAGCAGGGACATGTGCTCCCCAGGGACATTGGCTCCACATGGACACGGGCTCCGCAAGGACATGGGCTCAGCAGGGACATGGGCTCAGCAGGGACACAGCTCAGCACAGACGTGGGCTCAGCAGGGACACGGGCTCCTCAGGGGTACGGGCTCAGCAGGGACACGGGCTCCCCAGGGACACAGGCTCCGCAGGGACACGGGCTCCTCAGGGATACAGGCTTAGCAGGGACACGGGCTCAGCAGGGACACGGGTTCCCCAGGAACAGGGGCTCAGCAGGGACACGGGCTCCCCAGGGACATGGGCTCCTCAGAGATACGGGCTCAGCAGGGACACAGCTCAGCAGGGACGCGTGTGCTCTTCACCGCCGCAGTCGTGGGCGTTAAAAGCCCACGTGCTTGGACCATTGAAGACTCATATGCTTCTTACACTTGCGTGTGTTTTCCATATGTTTTTACAGTAATCAAGTTGTTTATGACTGATGATCGTGGAAAAAGTTACTTAAACAGCTTGAGTCAGCTGCCCCCCTCGAAGCcccagaagggagagaagaggccccAGTCCGTTTCCTCTGGGCCCGAGGCCAGGGACAGGCCTGTCACTTGGCAGGCGGGGCGCCGTGGCATCGGTCCGCGGGAACCTGGCCTCCGTGGACGGCTCGGCCGCCTGCCCACCGCTAATGAAAAATTCTCATTGTAGGTGAATTTGACAGACAAGAGGAGGACATTCACCTAGTGACATTGTGTGTGACAGGTGAGCTCTGGCGTCCGTCCCCAAAGCTGGTGCCCTCACCCCTAAAGCAGGACCTCGCGTGAGGACCTCGGTGGCAGGAGATGAAGGCCAGTGCTGCTGACACGTGTCCCCCTTGTGCCCGCCCCTCCCTCACGCCCAGAGACCCAGCTGCTGGGGATTTTCAGAGGCCTCCTCGGCtcctgggaaggagggaggatgtgccccccccccaccccaagcgtGGTGGCCGCTGCGCTCTGCTGACTATAAACCCGGCTGCTCTGGCACTTGGCAGGGACGCAGGGTCACAGTCCCTTACGTGttctgatttttcccccttttgcagTGTGGGCTCCTTATTGGCTTTAGTTATAGAATATGAAAGCAATTGTGGAACATGTTTTAGAAATTAGAtcctaaaaataactttttcttctttttggtcaGAATTAAACGAccgggaagaaaatgaaaaccattttcCAATAATTTATGGCATTG
This genomic window from Canis aureus isolate CA01 chromosome 8, VMU_Caureus_v.1.0, whole genome shotgun sequence contains:
- the NTAN1 gene encoding protein N-terminal asparagine amidohydrolase isoform X1 translates to MPLLVEGRRVRLPQSAGDLVRAHPRLEERARLLRGQSVQQVGPQGLLYVQQRELAVTSPKDGSISILGSDDATTCHIVVLRHTGNGATCLTHCDGTDTKAEVPLIMSSIKSFSDHAQGGRLEVHLVGGFSDDRQLSQKLTHQLLSEFDRQEEDIHLVTLCVTELNDREENENHFPIIYGIAVNIKTAEIYRASFPDRGPEEELRAARALTGGPMISIYDAETEQLRIGPYSWMPFPHVDFWLQQDDQQILENLSTSPLAEPPHFVQHIRSTLMFLKKHPSPTSALFPGNKALLYKKNEGGLWEKISCPGS